The following proteins are encoded in a genomic region of Aptenodytes patagonicus chromosome 13, bAptPat1.pri.cur, whole genome shotgun sequence:
- the LCMT1 gene encoding leucine carboxyl methyltransferase 1, whose amino-acid sequence MAAAARDPLSAAGLDEADEAVRGTCEDASVCKRFAVSVGYWKDPYIQYFVRQAKERKAPEINRGYYARVHGVSYLIKAFLKKTECNCQIVNLGAGMDTLFWRLKDENLLPRKYFEVDFPMIVARKIHNIKSKPPLSKPIMESHSGDSLLIDSHSLDSSRYSIVGADLRFSSDLEEKLKKHNLDIHLPTLLVAECVLVYMTPQQSANLLKWAASTFPVAMFINYEQVNMTDRFGQIMIENLQRRQCNLAGVEVCRSLDSQRERLLLNGWETARAIDMMKVYSFLPQADVKRIEGLEFLDEKELFEQLMQHYCICWASKDSSNLGLANITF is encoded by the exons ATGGCGGCCGCTGCCCGCGACCCCCTCTCCGCCGCCGGCCTTGACGAGGCGGACGAGGCGGTCCGGGGCACGTGTGAGGACGCGTCCGTCTGCAAACG GTTTGCTGTGAGTGTTGGCTACTGGAAGGACCCTTACATCCAGTATTTTGTGAGACAAGCCAAAGAGAGAAAAGCGCCTGAAATCAACAGAG GCTATTATGCTCGTGTTCATGGAGTCAGTTATCTGATTAAAGCTTTTCTAAAGAAGACAGAATGCAACTGTCAAATTGTTAATCTTGGTGCTGGCATGGATACCCTGTTCTGGAGATTAAAG GATGAAAATCTTCTccctagaaaatattttgaagtggaTTTTCCAATGATAGTCgcaagaaaaatacataatatcAA ATCAAAACCTCCCCTGTCAAAACCAATTATGGAATCCCATTCAGGGGACTCTCTTCTAATAG ATTCTCACAGCCTAGACTCCAGTCGATATTCCATAGTAGGAGCAGATCTCCGTTTCTCATCAGATCTGGAGGAAAAGCTAAAGAAACACAACCTGGATATACa tttgcCAACACTTCTGGTAGCGGAGTGTGTTCTGGTTTACATGACACCGCAGCAATCTGCAAATCTTTTAAAGTGGGCAGCAAGCACTTTTCCAGTGGCGATGTTTATAAATTACGAGCAG GTGAATATGACGGACCGGTTTGGACAGATCATGATTGAGAACTTGCAGAGACGACAGTGTAACCTGGCTGGAGTGGAAGTTTGCAGATCCTTGGACTCTCAG AGGGAAAGACTGCTGTTAAATGGCTGGGAAACTGCACGTGCCATTGATATGATGAAAGTGTACAGCTTTTTGCCACAGGCTGATGTCAAAAG AATAGAAGGACTTGAATTCCTAGATGAAAAGGAACTGTTTGAACAACTGATGCAGCACTACTGCATCTGCTGGGCTTCAAAGGACAGCAGTAATCTGG GTCTTGCAAACATCACATTCTAA